From the Mycobacterium noviomagense genome, the window CAACACAAATTGAAGCGTGCTGGCGACTTCACTGCGAGATCGGCTGCGCTGCAGAACATTCAGGAAGCGCTCGGCCTGCCCGACGCGCCGCTGCGGATCGAATGCGTCGACGTCAGCCACGTCCAGGGCACTGACGTGGTCGGCTCGCTGGTGGTGTTCGAGGACGGGTTGCCCCGCAAGTCCGACTACCGGCATTTCGCGATCCGGGAAGCCGCCGGCCAGGGCCGCTCCGACGATGTCGCCTCCATCGCCGAGGTGACCCGTCGCCGGTTCATGCGCCACCTGCGCGACCAACAAGACCCCAATATGCTTGCCCCCGAAGGAAGATCACGGAAATTCGCCTACCCGCCCAATCTGTATGTCGTCGACGGCGGCGCCCCGCAAGTCAACGCGGCCAAGGCAGTGCTCGACGAACTCGGCGTCACTGACGTCGCGGTGATCGGTCTGGCGAAGCGGTTGGAAGAGGTGTGGGTGCCCTCCGAGCCGGACCCGATCATCATGCCCCGCAACAGCGAGGGCCTGTATCTGTTGCAGAGGGTGCGCGACGAGGCACACCGATTCGCGATCACCTATCACCGCAGCAAGAGGTCCAAGCGGATGACCGCGTCGGCCCTCGACGCGGTGCCCGGGCTGGGGGAGCACCGTCGCAAGGCGCTGGTCACCCATTTCGGATCGCTGGCCCGGCTCCGCGAGGCAACCGTCGAAGAAATCACCGCCGTACCGGGTATCGGGGTCGCGACGGCGACCGCGGTGCTCGAAGCGCTGCGATCCGACGGCGACCGAGTCCCCGAACGGGCGTCGGGATGATGGGGCAGCGCATGAGCGACGAAAACCTGGGTGGAAACGCTGTGCACGCGGAGTCGGCTGGCAACCAGCCGGACGGGGCAGCGCAATCGGGCATCGATGTCGTGTTGGTGACAGGGCTCTCAGGTGCGGGCCGCGGCACCGCGGCCAAGGTGCTCGAGGACCTCGGCTGGTATGTCGCCGACAACCTGCCGCCGCAGCTGATCACCCGCATGGTCGACTTCGGGCTGGCGGCGGGATCGCGGATCACCCAGCTGGCCGTCGTCATGGATGTGCGTTCTCGGGGGTTCACCGGGGACCTGGACTGGGTGCGCAACGACTTGGCCACCCGCAACATCACCCCGCGGGTGTTGTTCATGGAAGCCTCCGACGACATGCTGGTGCGCCGCTACGAGCAGAATCGGCGCAGCCACCCGCTACAAGGTAGCCAGACGTTGGCCGAAGGGATTGCCGCCGAGCGCGAGATGCTGGCTCCGGTTCGCGCCACCGCCGACCTGATCATCGACACCACGACCCTGTCGGTCCGGGGCTTGCGGGAAAGCATCGAACGAGCATTCGGCGGCGAAGCCGTGGCGCACACCAGCGTCACCCTCGAGTCGTTCGGCTTCAAATACGGCCTACCGATGGACGCGGACATGGTGATGGACGTGCGCTTCCTGCCCAATCCGCACTGGGTCGACGAGCTGCGCCCCCACACCGGCCAGCATCCTGCGGTTCGTGACTACGTGTTGGGCCAGACCGGCGCGGCAGAGTTTCTGGACACCTACCATCGATTGCTGTCCCTGGTTGTCGACGGCTACCGGCGAGAGGGGAAGCGCTACATGACCGTCGCCATCGGCTGCACCGGCGGTAAGCACCGCAGCGTTGTCATCGCGGAGGAGTTGGCGCGGCTGCTGGAGCCCGATACGCAATTGTCCGTGCGGGTGCTGCACCGGGATCTGGGTCGCGAATGAATGAACGCATAGTCGCCCTGGGCGGCGGACACGGCCTATATGCGACGCTGTCAGCGGCCCGGCGGCTGACCCCGCACGTCTCGGCGGTGGTGACTGTCGCCGACGACGGGGGCTCCTCCGGCCGGCTGCGCAACGAGCTCAACGTGGTGCCGCCGGGTGATCTACGAATGGCATTGGCTGCCTTGGCATCCGATAGCCCACACGGGCGACTGTGGGCGACCATCCTGCAGCATCGGTTCGGCGGCAGCGGGGCACTGGCCGGGCACCCGATCGGCAACCTTCTGCTCGCCGGGCTCAACGAAGTGCTGGCCGACCCGGTCGCGGCGCTCGACGAACTGGGCCGCATCCTCGGCGTCAAAGGCAGGGTGTTGCCGATGTGCCCCATCGCGCTGCAAATCGAGGCAGACGTCGCCGGCCTGGAGACCGATCCGCGGATGAGCCGGGTGATCCGCGGCCAGGTGGCGATCGCAACCACACCGGGGAAGGTGCGCCGAGTGCGGCTGCTGCCCGCCAACCCGCCGGCCACACGGCAGGCCGTCGACGCCATCATGGCCGCCGACCTGGTGGTGTTGGGACCGGGCTCGTGGTTCACCAGCGTGATCCCGCATGTATTGGTGCCAGGGCTGGCTGCAGCGTTGCAGGCGACGACGGCCCGACGGGCGCTGGTGCTCAACCTGGTGGCCGAGCCGGGGGAGACCGCGGGTTTTTCGGTGGAGCGTCATCTGCACGTGCTGGCGCAGCATGCGCCGGACTTCACCGTGCATGACGTGATCATCGACGCCGAACGGGTGCCCAGTGAGCGCGAGCGTGAGCAACTGCGCCGCACCGCAAAGCTGCTCGACGCGCAGGTGCGATTCGTGGATGTCTCCAGGCCTGGTACACCTTTACATGATCCGGGCAAGCTCGCGGCGGTGCTGGAAGAGGTGCGGGTGCGTGGCACCGACGCCGAAGCCCGTCCCGCGGCCACCGCACCGATGCCAATTGAAGAAGGGACCGGCGCTCAGGCACCGGGTCGTAGCGGACCGAGAGGTGACGACGCGTGGCGATGACGGCCGAAGTCAAAGACGAGTTGAGCCGGTTGGTGGTGAATTCGGTGAGCGCTCGGCGTGCCGAAGTCACGTCGCTGCTGAGGTTCGCCGGGGGGCTGCACATCGTGGGTGGTCGGGTAGTCGTCGAAGCCGAGGTGGACCTGGGCAGCATCGCACGGCGGCTACGCAAAGAGATCTTCGAGCTGTACGGCTACAACGCGGTGGTACATGTGTTGTCGGCCAGCGGTATTCGCAAACAAACCCGGTACGTGCTGCGGGTGGCCAACGACGGCGAGGCGTTAGCTCGGCAGACCGGCCTGCTCGATCAGCGCGGCCGCCCCGTGCGCGGCCTGCCGGCCCAGGTGGTTGGGGGCAGCATCGCCGACGCCGAAGCTGCTTGGCGCGGCGCCTTTTTGGCGCACGGGTCGCTGACCGAGCCGGGACGCTCCTCGTCCTTGGAGGTCAGCTGCCCGGGGCCGGAAGCCGCGCTGGCCTTGGTGGGTGCGGCGCGCCGACTCGGGGTGAGCGCCAAGGCACGCGAAGTGCGCGGCGCCGACCGGGTGGTGGTGCGCGACGGTGAAGCGATTGGCGCCCTGCTTACCCGGATGGGCGCCCAGGACACCCGGCTGATTTGGGAAGAGCGCCGGATGCGCCGCGAAGTGCGGGCAACGGCGAACCGGTTGGCCAACTTCGACGACGCCAACCTTCGCCGTTCGGCTCGGGCCGCGGTGGCGGCGGCGGCCCGAGTGGAGCGCGCGCTGGAGATACTCGGCGACAGTGTGCCCGACCATTTGGCCGCGGCCGGCAAGCTGCGCATCGAGCACCGCCAGGCTTCCCTGGAAGAGCTAGGCCGGCTGGCAGACCCGCCAATGACCAAAGACGCTGTCGCAGGCCGTATTCGGCGACTGCTGTCGATGGCAGACCGCAAAGCGAAGCAAGAGGGGATCCCGGACACGGAATCAGCGGTGACCCCGGATCTGTTGGAGGACGCCTGACCTAGAAGGGATTCGCCATATCCGCCAAGTGATTTGGCGATAGACTCCGCTTTTCACGGAAACGAGGCCGTCATGGGATTCATCACACCGTCGATTCCGGACGTCGACCCTGACACGTGGCGAACCCTGCCGTGGAGCACCCGGGTCCAGGTTTGCAGCCGCCACTGGGCCGAACACGGCTTCGGCACCCCGTATGCGGTCTACCTGCTCTACGTGCTCAAGATCGCCGTGTACATCGCCGCCCCCGCAGCGATCATTTCGCTCACACCGGGTCTGGGCGGTTTCGGTCACATCGGCGAATGGTGGACGCAGCCGATCGTGTACCAGAAGGTCATCATCTTCACCCTGCTGTTCGAGGTACTGGGCCTAGGCTGCGGTTCCGGCCCGCTGACAGGCAGGTTCTGGCCGCCGATCGGTGGGTTCCTGTACTGGTTGCGGCCCAACACGATTCGCTTGCCACCGTGGCCGCAGAAGGTTCCGTTCACCGCTGGCGACACCCGCACGGTCGTCGACGTCGCGCTGTATGCCGCGGTGCTGATCTCCGGCGTGTGGGCGCTGCTGTCGCCCGGCAATGGCGGCGCGGTCACCAGCAGCGGCGATGTCGGGCTGGTCGACCCCATGCTGGTGGTGCCGACTATAGTCGCGCTGGCGGTGCTCGGGCTGCGCGACAAGACCATTTTCTTGGCCGCCCGCGCCGAACATTACTGGCTCAAGCTTTTTGTGTTCTTCTTTCCGTTCATCGACGAGATCGCGGCTTTCAAAATCATCATGCTCGGATTGTGGTGGGGCGCAGCGACGTCCAAGCTCAACCACCACTTCCCGTATGTCGTGGCGGTGATGACCAGCAATAACGCGCTGCTGCGCCCCAAGATGTTCAGCTGGTTCAAGCACATGCTCTACCGTGACCCGGTCAACGACCTGCGACCCTCCTGGTTGCCGAAATTCATGGCCCACGTTGGCGGTACCACAGCCGAATTCATCGTGCCGGGCGTGCTGGTCTTCGCCGCCGACGGTCAGCCGTGGCGGTGGTTCCTGATCGCCTTCATGGTGATCTTCCACCTCAACATCATTTCCAACCTCCCGATGGGAGTTCCGTTGGAGTGGAACGTCTTCTTCATCTTCTCGCTGTTCTACCTGTTCGGGCACTACGGCTCCATTACGGTCTACGACCTGAGCTCCCCGCTGCTGGCAGCCGCCTTAATCGTTGTCATCGCTACCGCTCTGATCGCAGGAAACATGTTCCCCCAGCAGATTTCGTTCCTTCCGGCAATGCGCTACTACGCCGGTAACTGGGCCACCAGCCTGTGGTGCTTCCGTCCGGGGGCCGAGGACAAGATTGAAGC encodes:
- the rapZ gene encoding RNase adapter RapZ, translated to MSDENLGGNAVHAESAGNQPDGAAQSGIDVVLVTGLSGAGRGTAAKVLEDLGWYVADNLPPQLITRMVDFGLAAGSRITQLAVVMDVRSRGFTGDLDWVRNDLATRNITPRVLFMEASDDMLVRRYEQNRRSHPLQGSQTLAEGIAAEREMLAPVRATADLIIDTTTLSVRGLRESIERAFGGEAVAHTSVTLESFGFKYGLPMDADMVMDVRFLPNPHWVDELRPHTGQHPAVRDYVLGQTGAAEFLDTYHRLLSLVVDGYRREGKRYMTVAIGCTGGKHRSVVIAEELARLLEPDTQLSVRVLHRDLGRE
- the yvcK gene encoding uridine diphosphate-N-acetylglucosamine-binding protein YvcK, with translation MNERIVALGGGHGLYATLSAARRLTPHVSAVVTVADDGGSSGRLRNELNVVPPGDLRMALAALASDSPHGRLWATILQHRFGGSGALAGHPIGNLLLAGLNEVLADPVAALDELGRILGVKGRVLPMCPIALQIEADVAGLETDPRMSRVIRGQVAIATTPGKVRRVRLLPANPPATRQAVDAIMAADLVVLGPGSWFTSVIPHVLVPGLAAALQATTARRALVLNLVAEPGETAGFSVERHLHVLAQHAPDFTVHDVIIDAERVPSEREREQLRRTAKLLDAQVRFVDVSRPGTPLHDPGKLAAVLEEVRVRGTDAEARPAATAPMPIEEGTGAQAPGRSGPRGDDAWR
- the whiA gene encoding DNA-binding protein WhiA, translated to MTAEVKDELSRLVVNSVSARRAEVTSLLRFAGGLHIVGGRVVVEAEVDLGSIARRLRKEIFELYGYNAVVHVLSASGIRKQTRYVLRVANDGEALARQTGLLDQRGRPVRGLPAQVVGGSIADAEAAWRGAFLAHGSLTEPGRSSSLEVSCPGPEAALALVGAARRLGVSAKAREVRGADRVVVRDGEAIGALLTRMGAQDTRLIWEERRMRREVRATANRLANFDDANLRRSARAAVAAAARVERALEILGDSVPDHLAAAGKLRIEHRQASLEELGRLADPPMTKDAVAGRIRRLLSMADRKAKQEGIPDTESAVTPDLLEDA
- a CDS encoding DUF3556 domain-containing protein → MGFITPSIPDVDPDTWRTLPWSTRVQVCSRHWAEHGFGTPYAVYLLYVLKIAVYIAAPAAIISLTPGLGGFGHIGEWWTQPIVYQKVIIFTLLFEVLGLGCGSGPLTGRFWPPIGGFLYWLRPNTIRLPPWPQKVPFTAGDTRTVVDVALYAAVLISGVWALLSPGNGGAVTSSGDVGLVDPMLVVPTIVALAVLGLRDKTIFLAARAEHYWLKLFVFFFPFIDEIAAFKIIMLGLWWGAATSKLNHHFPYVVAVMTSNNALLRPKMFSWFKHMLYRDPVNDLRPSWLPKFMAHVGGTTAEFIVPGVLVFAADGQPWRWFLIAFMVIFHLNIISNLPMGVPLEWNVFFIFSLFYLFGHYGSITVYDLSSPLLAAALIVVIATALIAGNMFPQQISFLPAMRYYAGNWATSLWCFRPGAEDKIEANVVKSSPLVVNQLVKLYGPATAEVMADKVPGAFRAMHLHGRALNGLLPRAIENEADYAIREGEIVAGPLIGWNFGEGHLHNEQLIEAVQRRCHFEEGDVRVIILEGQPIQTQKQWYRIADAKTGVMEEGYVKVEDMLSREPWPEPGDQIPVHPTKHHTDAAHRTQ